In the genome of Vibrio sp. 16, one region contains:
- a CDS encoding cob(I)alamin adenolsyltransferase/cobinamide ATP-dependent adenolsyltransferase, with the protein MKIIILHGLYMHGMVMQPLSRKLRSYGYRTKVLTYNSVAINQHRLFSMIDNALSPTMPNILVGHSLGGLVIKQYLQSRHPSTTKISHVVTIGSPLRGASIVTRLQELGMGTLLGNSPHFGLSEHHDEWSYPQKLGSIAGTLPIGARALLLMDRRLPSDGTVTVEETKIRGMTDHIETPKSHTSLIYSTFVPDQIHHFIENDVFQH; encoded by the coding sequence ATGAAAATCATCATATTGCATGGACTCTATATGCATGGAATGGTCATGCAGCCTCTGAGTCGAAAGCTACGCAGTTATGGCTATAGAACAAAAGTCCTGACCTACAATAGCGTTGCGATCAATCAACACCGTTTGTTTAGTATGATCGACAATGCGCTCAGTCCAACAATGCCAAATATACTTGTCGGACACAGTCTGGGCGGTTTGGTGATCAAACAATACCTGCAATCTCGCCATCCAAGCACCACCAAAATTTCACACGTAGTGACCATAGGATCGCCGCTTAGAGGCGCCTCGATTGTGACTCGCTTACAAGAACTTGGCATGGGCACATTACTAGGCAATTCCCCTCACTTTGGACTCAGCGAGCATCATGACGAATGGTCTTATCCGCAAAAGCTCGGCAGCATTGCTGGTACCTTGCCTATTGGTGCTCGAGCCCTACTGTTGATGGACAGACGGCTTCCTTCAGACGGTACGGTCACGGTTGAAGAAACTAAGATCCGCGGAATGACGGATCACATAGAGACGCCAAAAAGCCACACTAGCTTGATTTACAGTACTTTCGTACCCGACCAAATACACCACTTTATTGAAAACGACGTGTTTCAGCACTAA
- a CDS encoding methyl-accepting chemotaxis protein, with protein MNLGFKSRIYLGVGSLLAVSLIVLGTLNILAMRDKMVTGLVAKTSDKLSFHVAELEQMMKQKITAIENGADSFNSQLSDEANQRLVTILAQSSQLSNVIMTYEDGRAYMSIDGTKYDFRTRDWYKAARAKGGVTLTDIYQDQVTNQKVISVTMPVMDGGQFVGVLLGDIQLGEIITAVSNLRFAGGAATLTDRNAVFFASDDPSDIGRTPSQISPNFQEMERMFFSQESGHMTFPYLGIQFDGYFERVNLAPGMYWTLMVFVDQATALTPVYSAMYESFTTGFILLLASCGAIFFILRYAYRPLLKLKRAVLDLSQGNGDLTQRLAVEGDDDLAQMSAGFNQFVANLQEMMLHISDASQNISVSVSQLGSTARDNEAKLLSHSQETEQVVTAITEMSESARNVAENVTQSNRITEEASKEAQSSLAIVNNAVDTVSALVTEVEEMSNSIMTMNQDANKISNVLSVIGEISEQTNLLALNAAIEAARAGEQGRGFAVVADEVRALAGRTQNSTMEISDMLSQLLSGTETVVTAMTATKNQCQETADKTSEVSQSLKVMSNSVNEIDDVSTQIAAATEEQSTVAEELSRNMLSIRDIVEALVSSGQQTVQAAERLNDTNDDLKRQVANFKLR; from the coding sequence ATGAATTTAGGCTTTAAATCAAGAATATACCTAGGTGTAGGTAGTTTGCTGGCTGTGTCATTGATTGTTCTTGGAACGCTCAATATTTTAGCAATGCGCGACAAAATGGTCACAGGTTTGGTAGCTAAAACGTCGGACAAACTGAGTTTTCATGTCGCAGAACTTGAGCAAATGATGAAGCAAAAGATCACGGCGATAGAAAATGGAGCAGACAGTTTTAATTCGCAGTTGAGTGATGAAGCCAATCAAAGGTTGGTGACTATTTTGGCGCAAAGCAGTCAATTGTCGAATGTGATCATGACGTACGAAGATGGCCGAGCTTATATGTCTATCGACGGCACTAAGTACGATTTCAGGACGCGAGATTGGTACAAAGCGGCTCGTGCCAAAGGTGGAGTGACGCTCACTGATATTTATCAAGATCAGGTTACCAATCAGAAAGTGATCAGCGTTACGATGCCAGTCATGGATGGCGGTCAGTTTGTCGGGGTATTGCTTGGCGACATCCAACTGGGAGAGATCATTACCGCCGTGAGCAATCTGCGTTTTGCTGGTGGGGCGGCAACCCTCACGGATAGAAATGCGGTCTTCTTTGCCAGTGACGACCCATCGGATATAGGCAGAACACCGTCACAAATCAGCCCTAACTTTCAAGAAATGGAACGCATGTTCTTTTCACAAGAATCGGGTCATATGACGTTCCCTTATTTAGGTATTCAATTTGATGGTTACTTCGAGCGGGTCAACTTAGCGCCGGGCATGTATTGGACGTTGATGGTGTTTGTGGATCAGGCCACAGCACTGACCCCAGTTTACAGCGCGATGTACGAGTCATTTACGACAGGATTTATACTGCTACTCGCGAGTTGCGGCGCTATCTTCTTTATTTTGCGTTACGCTTATCGTCCTTTACTCAAGCTGAAACGCGCTGTATTGGACCTTTCTCAGGGTAATGGCGACCTAACCCAACGACTCGCGGTTGAAGGGGATGATGATTTGGCGCAAATGAGTGCTGGGTTTAACCAGTTTGTTGCCAACCTGCAAGAGATGATGTTGCACATCTCCGATGCGAGTCAAAATATTTCGGTGAGTGTGAGTCAGCTTGGATCAACGGCACGCGACAACGAAGCGAAGTTGTTATCTCATTCTCAGGAAACAGAGCAAGTGGTCACCGCAATTACTGAAATGAGCGAAAGTGCGCGCAACGTTGCTGAAAACGTGACTCAATCGAACCGTATTACCGAGGAAGCGAGCAAAGAGGCACAATCATCATTGGCTATCGTCAACAATGCGGTAGATACGGTGAGTGCGCTAGTCACTGAAGTTGAAGAGATGTCCAACAGCATTATGACCATGAATCAAGATGCGAATAAGATCAGTAACGTTCTTAGTGTGATTGGCGAAATTTCTGAGCAAACAAACTTGCTTGCGCTCAATGCGGCGATTGAAGCAGCGCGAGCGGGAGAGCAGGGGCGCGGTTTCGCTGTTGTTGCGGATGAAGTACGAGCACTGGCAGGAAGAACGCAAAACAGCACCATGGAAATCTCCGATATGCTGAGCCAACTATTGAGCGGGACAGAAACGGTGGTGACGGCGATGACGGCGACCAAGAATCAATGCCAAGAGACGGCGGATAAAACCTCAGAAGTCTCTCAAAGCCTGAAAGTGATGAGTAACTCGGTCAATGAGATCGATGATGTCAGCACTCAAATAGCGGCAGCAACCGAAGAGCAAAGTACGGTGGCAGAAGAGCTAAGCCGTAACATGCTGTCGATTCGAGATATCGTTGAAGCCTTAGTCAGCAGTGGTCAGCAAACGGTTCAAGCGGCTGAGCGGCTCAATGACACCAATGATGATTTGAAGCGTCAAGTTGCCAATTTTAAACTAAGGTAA
- a CDS encoding pyridoxal-dependent decarboxylase, with amino-acid sequence MSDNKEIEYGPKRIPWEHQVPDFAKERISPPSADPIQVYAERNYDFHYTEQAINGFDVELPPSGQSCQEQNSVYEQILAYVDSQKERFLGYQTEENISYKTRLAPFLNVSLNNVGDPFVNGNYTINSKCVERSVLDYYASLWNATWPSQGPYIDENGNFQKGVGDSYWGYVLTMGSTEGNLYGMLNARDYLSGVMLLEEEIRAETDKGETICNNQVYAHYPKTPQHKPNAYTPVAFFSEDTHYSIVKAMAVEKIETFGDLGNRLYPDDNPVNPGQPWPMEVESEGPTETLPAGSGAIDVDKLIAYVSFFASKGYPILIVLNCGTTFKGAYDDVDTITQRLEPILKEHDLWEREVLVDPDDPTSGYEKRTGYWLHIDGALGGSYVPFIKMAKESGRYRTFFGGNNGYTGPNFDFSNPMVHSIVTSGHKWPGAPWPTGVYMTKQKYMVSPPDDPEYIGSPDTTFAGSRNGLSPLVLWEYFARNSFTDQMKMTMRAQEMALYAHSKLTEVAKYWDEKFKDDENVSFPKKLWLQRTPLSLSLIFCQPNEEIIFRYSLAKESTTVKVERDGKLEDEVRHYVHLFTMWDVDEQLIDNLCQDLMQDDAFNPDLFPKVTSQKLHKARVKNSLRQVRLPLKGRSFR; translated from the coding sequence ATGAGTGACAACAAAGAAATAGAGTACGGACCTAAGCGAATCCCTTGGGAGCATCAAGTCCCTGACTTCGCCAAAGAGAGGATCTCGCCTCCATCGGCGGATCCCATTCAAGTTTACGCAGAGCGAAATTACGATTTTCACTACACCGAGCAAGCCATCAATGGATTTGATGTCGAGCTCCCCCCCTCTGGCCAAAGCTGCCAAGAACAAAACAGTGTTTACGAACAAATCCTTGCGTACGTTGACTCACAAAAAGAGCGCTTTTTAGGCTATCAAACCGAAGAGAATATCAGCTATAAAACTCGACTCGCCCCCTTTCTTAACGTAAGCCTAAACAATGTTGGCGATCCCTTTGTTAACGGTAACTACACCATCAACTCTAAGTGTGTCGAACGCTCAGTGCTCGACTATTACGCATCACTTTGGAATGCTACTTGGCCCTCACAAGGTCCTTACATCGACGAAAATGGAAACTTTCAAAAAGGGGTTGGAGACAGCTATTGGGGTTATGTACTCACAATGGGAAGCACCGAAGGAAACCTGTATGGAATGCTCAACGCTCGAGACTATCTAAGCGGCGTGATGTTACTTGAAGAAGAAATCCGCGCAGAGACAGACAAAGGCGAAACCATCTGCAACAATCAGGTCTACGCTCACTACCCTAAAACCCCACAACACAAACCCAACGCCTATACACCCGTGGCGTTTTTCTCAGAAGATACCCACTACTCGATCGTAAAAGCGATGGCGGTCGAGAAGATCGAAACATTTGGCGATCTTGGCAATCGACTCTACCCCGATGACAACCCTGTTAACCCTGGTCAACCTTGGCCCATGGAAGTGGAATCTGAAGGACCAACCGAGACACTACCTGCGGGCTCTGGTGCAATCGATGTGGATAAACTCATCGCGTACGTCTCATTTTTCGCTTCCAAAGGCTATCCTATTTTGATTGTTCTTAACTGCGGAACCACATTTAAGGGCGCTTACGATGATGTAGACACCATTACCCAACGGCTAGAGCCCATCTTGAAAGAACACGACCTGTGGGAGCGCGAGGTGCTTGTTGACCCTGACGATCCAACCAGCGGATATGAAAAACGAACAGGTTACTGGCTGCACATCGATGGCGCACTAGGCGGAAGCTACGTACCCTTTATTAAAATGGCAAAAGAGAGTGGCCGTTACCGAACCTTCTTTGGTGGAAATAACGGCTACACAGGTCCAAACTTCGACTTTTCTAACCCTATGGTGCACTCAATTGTTACCAGCGGACACAAATGGCCAGGCGCGCCTTGGCCAACCGGTGTCTATATGACCAAGCAAAAATACATGGTCTCACCGCCGGATGATCCAGAGTACATTGGCTCTCCAGACACAACATTTGCTGGGTCACGAAATGGGCTTTCGCCGCTGGTTCTATGGGAATACTTCGCGAGAAACAGCTTTACCGACCAAATGAAAATGACGATGCGAGCCCAAGAGATGGCGCTTTATGCCCATAGTAAGCTCACTGAAGTTGCCAAGTACTGGGACGAAAAGTTCAAGGATGATGAAAACGTCTCTTTTCCGAAGAAACTTTGGTTACAAAGAACGCCACTGTCATTGTCGCTGATTTTCTGTCAACCCAACGAAGAGATCATCTTCAGATACTCGCTGGCGAAAGAAAGCACCACGGTAAAAGTGGAGAGAGATGGCAAGCTCGAAGATGAAGTGCGTCATTACGTCCACCTCTTTACGATGTGGGATGTTGATGAGCAACTGATTGATAATCTTTGTCAGGATTTGATGCAAGATGATGCGTTCAACCCCGACCTATTCCCTAAGGTAACCAGTCAGAAGTTGCACAAAGCGCGTGTTAAGAATTCACTTCGTCAGGTGCGTTTGCCTCTCAAAGGACGTTCTTTCCGCTAA